CAtcgcgttgtatattttaagcAGATAAAAATGtagtttaaacgataaaaaaataaatttaaatagagaagcaaatatttaaaccgtaacagatatatttatatataaagttcaatatttaaacaataataagaagtatatacacaatgcctactcggcaacagattcattgcacgatctacgattgtgaccggaagCGTGgtaatggctacaacgcaactcaCCATCCTCGGacgcttacgactcgatcctctttcgcttaggacgcccaggttgccttctcgtcacaggcatcggtctcgttgtcgacaacaccgaaggcgacgtggaaaaaaccgtTATTCCAGtaggatacgatgccacatcatcggtctcgttgtcgacgaCACTGAATTCGACGtgaaaagttaaacaataagttaataagttaaacggagataatattgtttaaaatggaaatttgataaatttaaacatagacagggataattaaacaataattagcttctacaactatataaacataaacgagaagaaacttataacaacaagaactcgttttcagtaggatacgaTACCAtatcatctgtctcaacaacaagatcaacaacagaacatttgaagatggagtgcacgtgacgcatgagacaaaccgttttatgtccttcgggtgtgataaacttcaccctgacacgaaAGTgagatttattattaattaattgttggGAAAAACCCTTTTATGTCTTTACGGTGTTCAACTCCTGAGTCCTGTTTAAACGCATGTGATCCACCTtaaaatatgtgtatatatatatatctaatagaaataataattgttggaaaaaaatatacagAATTTTGGATAACAACAAGAGCATTTTTGTGATAAATGTGTTTGATAATATTGTTTAGTTTAGTAGAATTTGTTGATGATCATTTAATGCCAATGGCAACTTTAATTtgctaaaatatttaaaaacatagaatattgataaaaattatcacattatttttcatatttgctttttCAATTAAAGTAAAActccattttttattaatataatttttttgtaatttggtgaatttttcattgtaatatttttagaagtTTATGATGGACTGTgttcaatattttcaatttgGATGAAAAGTTGGGGTAAAACAAAACTTTGGCCTCcataataaatatattccagaatttaaaatttatgccCAAATAATTACATCTTGTAacatattaaacatttaatattaatgcaaatacAATATCTAATTACAAAAtcgtatatataaatatatatatatatatatatatatatatatatatacttgtgttGATAAGATTCAATCACAACCTGTAATCTCTTTTTCTTCGTTCACGTGGTAGGATGGAAGCAAATTCCACTAGTTAAAGTCAAAGGAGCGGGAGTTGTTGGTGTAATTGATTGGAAAGAACCAAAAAACCAATGCTACTAGTCAAAGTCAAGGAAAGAACCAAACAACCCAGTGTCCATTGTCAAATGCTACTAGTCAAAGTCAAGGAGCGGGAGTTGTTTGGATAATTGAttggaaagaataaaaaaaactagtgtAATCCCCTTCCCCATCTATCAAAGTCTTTCCCTGAGTTTTCTCTTCTctgttcttctcttctcttcacaAGAATCACAACCCTTTTCAACAATCATGCCTTCTGCAACTTTGTCAGCCCTAGCAGGATCTCTTCTTTCACCTTTACATGCCGTAAGTTTGGAGAAGCTGATTGGTTATTTATGGGATTATCTATCATCAGCACCATCACCATCCTCCTCTGATGAAGCAGAGAAACGGCAACAACTGAATGATTCACTGGAAGCCTTGGAAGATGCCAAGTTGAATGTCGAGTTGATGCAGAGTAGAATCATGAAATTGTTTCAAAAACATAAGCAAAACAAGAGGGTTGTGGGTTTGCACAACAAGCTCAAAGATGTTGGTTATGACATACAAGACTTGGAATCAGAGATGAAGTATATGCAGATGGAGAGAAAGGTGCAGGAGATCAACAaggctgaagaagaagaagaagcagcagcAGCTGACAGTACTAGTAGCCGATTCAGTTTAAAGCGCTCATTTCCATTTGGTCTGCCAATTGTTTCCTTCTCTAAGAAAAAACGTCGCCTTCCGACATCATCGCAATCTTCAAGTCTGTCAACatgttagtgtttttttttgccttttttttaagttcatttttattagttaatttgtttttttagatgATGGATTTATAAGGCGATTGTAGTTTATTGAAGCTTGAGAAATTTAATTATGCTGCAGATGAAGACATTGTGAGACAGGTTACTAGTattctaaaacaaataaaaagcatTGAATCAAAGTTGAAAGATGAAACCACTTTGGAAGATTTGTTTGACCAGCTCATAATGAACAAAGTTTATGATCCACGGGAACATCACTTCACACAAAATGAACGTGTCACCACGTCATCAACAAATGAAAGGAAGATATATGGTCGAAATAATGAAATACAATGGTTGATTGAGTTTCTCAAAGAGCCAAATGTGAATGGTAATGTTTGTGTTGCACCAATAGTTGGGCTAGGTGGAATGGGCAAAACTACTTTGGCTCAGTTTGTCTTCAACCATGAAGAAAtcaaagattatttcaacaatCAAGCATGGATATGCGTATCAGATCACTTTGATAGATTCAGAATCACTAAACAAATGGTCGATTCATTCCGTAGTTTAGCTGATTCATGTAGTAGCACCACCAGCTTGGATCTTCTTGAGAGAGAACTCAAAACGCATTTAAGAGGGAAGAAATTCTTACTGGTGCTAGATGATATTTGGTCTGATGAATGGCAACAACTCCTTATTCCTCTCCAATCTGCACAATCACAAtctattaaaatcaaaattattgtgACTTGTAGAGATCCTACTGTGTTAAGAAgcatagacaaaaaaaaatataattattttgagaGGTATAGATGAAGAAGA
This portion of the Dioscorea cayenensis subsp. rotundata cultivar TDr96_F1 chromosome 3, TDr96_F1_v2_PseudoChromosome.rev07_lg8_w22 25.fasta, whole genome shotgun sequence genome encodes:
- the LOC120249273 gene encoding putative disease resistance protein RGA4, with amino-acid sequence MPSATLSALAGSLLSPLHAVSLEKLIGYLWDYLSSAPSPSSSDEAEKRQQLNDSLEALEDAKLNVELMQSRIMKLFQKHKQNKRVVGLHNKLKDVGYDIQDLESEMKYMQMERKVQEINKAEEEEEAAAADSTSSRFSLKRSFPFGLPIVSFSKKKRRLPTSSQSSSLSTYEDIVRQVTSILKQIKSIESKLKDETTLEDLFDQLIMNKVYDPREHHFTQNERVTTSSTNERKIYGRNNEIQWLIEFLKEPNVNGNVCVAPIVGLGGMGKTTLAQFVFNHEEIKDYFNNQAWICVSDHFDRFRITKQMVDSFRSLADSCSSTTSLDLLERELKTHLRGKKFLLVLDDIWSDEWQQLLIPLQSAQSQSIKIKIIVTCRDPTVLRSIDKKKYNYFERYR